ACAAACCAACAACTGTACGTTGGATAAATTGTGTTAAATCACTTCCAACCAAAAGTCCTTGTGACAAAAGTGCCAGGTCATAAACCTGTTTCGCCAAAGTCTTTTGATCTTCTTCATTTTCAGTATTCAAAATTCTACCGATAATCGGGTGATTCGCATTAACTGAAATTGTATACATCAATGGCATATTTCCGAACATCGAAGGTTGTCCCGAAGAGGCCTGCATATCTGTCATACGACGCATAAATTCAGGGAATGTAATAACAACAGGCAATTCGTCAACCGGCATTGCTTCAATCTGAACATTACCAGTTTTACTGTTTACTACTTCTTCAAAGATTTTTTTGGCTTTATCAGATTCTTCTGTTGAAAGAATGCTTTCCAAAGTCACATCTTTTTCGATAAGCTTGTCAAGTGTATCTGCATCTACACGTTTTACCTGGATTTTTTCAACCTTTTGTTCCAATGCATTGATAAAATGTGAATCAATAACACTGGTTAAAGAAAGAACATCATAACTGCGTTTTTTAGCAGACTGAATGAAAGCATCCTGTTTCTTTTCGTCGGTTGTATACAACCAAACCTGTGTATCATTTTTGTCGGTCTGATTTTCTTTAACGGCTTCTTTATACTCTTCAAAAGTGAAGAATTTACCATTAACGTTTTTCAGCAAACAAAAATCTTTCGCTTTCTCGTAGAATTTCTCATCGCTGATAATTCCGTATTTCACGAACAATCCGATGTCATCAAATTTACCTTCGAAGCCGGCACGATCATTTTTGAAGATTTCGGATAATTTATCAGCTACTTTACGGGTAATGTATCCGTTGATTTTCTTCACATTACCATCCGCCTGAAGATAACTTCTTGACACGTTCAACGGGATATCCGGAGAGTCAATAACACCGTGTAACAACTGAAGGAAATCAGGAACGATATCTTTTACCTCATCCGTAATAAATACCTGACGGCTATAAAGCTGGATTTTTTCACGTTGTCCCTGGAAATCGTTTTTCAATTTCGGAAAGTAAAGAACCCCGGTCAAATTGAAAGGATAATCTACATTTAAATGGATCCAGAACAACGGATCTTCGCTGAAAGGATAAAGTTCTTTGTAGAATGCGATATAATCTTCATCTTTCAAATCCGATGGATTTTTTGTCCAGATCGGACTAGGATTGTTGATGATTTTATCTTCAAATTCAATCTGAATCGGTAAAAACTTACCATATTTTTCAAGAATTCCTCTCAGACGACTTTCATCCAAAAACTCTTCTGAATCCGCAGCAATGTGAAGAATAATATCAGATCCGCGATCCGACTTTTCGGCTGACGTTAATTCATATTCGGTCGATCCGTCACATATCCAGCGAACGGCCTCTGAACCGTCTTTGTAGGATTTTGTGATGATTTCAACATTTTCTGCAACCATATAGGCAGAATAAAATCCAAGACCAAAATGCCCGATTATTCCTTTGTCACCTTTTCCGTCTTCACCTTTGTCTTTGTATTTTTCAACAAATTCGGTAGCACCAGAAAAAGCGATCTGATTGATATATTTTTTAATCTCATCAGCGGTCATACCGATACCGTTATCGCTGATTGTAATGGTTTTAGCTTCTTTATCAAGCTTAACCACCACTTTCAAATCTCCAAGTTCACCGTTAAACTCGCCATAAGATGCAAGTTTTTTGATTTTCTGACTTGCATCAACAGCGTTTGAAACTAATTCGCGTAAAAATATTTCGTGGTCCGAGTAAAGGAATTTTTTAATTATCGGAAATATATTTTCGGTATGAATGCTAAGATTTCCTTTTTCCTGAATCACTGATTCCATAATTTCTCTGTTTATTGAATATTATATTTTAGAATTATTTTCTGCTTTGCAATACCGCATAAAAATTTGCGTTCCAATAGGAATTATGACGAAAGCAGTCTGACAGATTGTCAGCACAAAAACGCTTGTATTCATATCATTTTGAAGTTGGTTACTGCAAGGCTTTTTAGTAATATTGCGTTCTCTACATTTTATAAAAAATAAATATTTTGACAATCAGTTATTACTGAAACACGAATTAAAAACCATGAATCTAATTAAAAAACTATTTGTCGGCCTGGCACTTATCGCAGCAATATCGGGCTGTGCTACTACGAATTCAATTCCATTCACAAACTATACTGTGTTCACCGAAGATCTGCGGAAGGATCTTGAAAATGCAGGGATTCCACTGAGTAAGGTTCAGTTTTTCAATGACAAGGCGATTACTATCCGCAGAGAAGTAAGTGATCCAAATGACATCAAGGTAAATCCCGAAGGAAAAATTAGTATTAATAATGGTAAAAGCATTCAGACGATCAATGTGCGTCTTTTTACGCCGGGTGTAGCACTTGGCTCTACCAGCGGGACCATTTCGGTTTCCTGGGATGACACACAGACAGATAAAAAAGGGATGAAATTCAATTTGAGTGGACAAAATTACTTCCTTGATATTTTGCCGAACAATAAGTTTACTTACAAAGACCGCACATTTGACCTTCAGTCCGGAAACGGAACGCGTCTTTTTGTTAGTAAAGATTTGTTGAAACAGGTAAGCAATCAGCGTGAGACTTTGAAAGGCCGTAAAGTAGGTCAATAAAATCTACAAACAAAAACGAGGGATATTGATGTTAGAGCATCAGTATCCCTCGTTTTTGTTTGTAATACTAATTCAAATGAAAGTTTTGACCTTTTGTTTTTAAAATATCCGGTTTATTGATGATCCGGGAATTTTTGATCAGAACCAAAATAATCAACCCTAAAATCACTGCAAGTGCGATTTGCAAAAACGACAGTATTTCAAAACCGGCAAAATCAATCCTGGATTTCTGCATAAGCGTATTTCCTACCTGCGACTGAATTTTGGCAAGTTCGTTAAGGTGGGCAAGTGAATTTTGAAAAGTTAAAACTCCGACTCCTTCAAACATTTCTTTCGCCTTTGCAGAATCACCAAATCTATGCTCGTCAATTATTTGCTTTTCCAGCAAAATATAAGCCTCTGCCATATCTCGAAAATTGGCAAGGATCCTAGCTTCTTCTTCTATGAGATACGTTTTTTCAAAAGCAGTGGTTAAAGAATCCAGGTTTTTATTATACCGATTTAACTGCAAATCAATGGTAGCATTTTCAATGTGGTCTTCTGAGAAAAGATATTTTTCCAGAGAAAGCCGTTTGTTGTACAAATTTTCAGTGAGATAAATAATCGTCGTAGCCGGAATAAGCCGATCCTGATAGATTGAAGAAAATGATTTGTCAATTCCTTCTATATTATTTCTGGACAAAACAGTGCCTAAAATTATAGTAACCATAATGCCTCCAAGAAGTAAACTTGCTTTAAATTTTTGCTGAATAATAAATGACCATTTCATGGCATACTAATTCAAATGAATACTAATCTATTTCAATATACGAAATCATAACCATCCCGTAAGATTTCAACGGTTATATTAAAGAAAGAAAACTTATAAACAAAAAAAGACTAACCCGAAGGTTAGTCTTAAATAAAATGTTCTTTGAAATATCTTAATTATTCTCTCCTCCTCCTTTTACATCCGAATTGGAAACTGAGCGAGTTTTACGTTTTGGCGCATCAAAACTCATTTTTCCAATAGTATAGTTAAATGTTATTTTGAAATTCCGGTTGTATAATTGCGTTTGGCTGGTTTGTGCAAAAATCGGTGATTGAAGATCGGAAGTGAACCTTACTCCTTTCGTCATAAAGTTTTCAGCACCAAAACCTATGCTTCCCTTTTTGTTATTAAAGTCTCTTTTGAAGCCAAGCGAGTACATATAAAATCCGGTTCTCGAACCTTGTAATTGTACTTCCTTACCACGATAGAAAGCGAATGCCTGTAATCCCCAGCCTTTTTTCAATGAAAGCTGAGACATAATCCTTCCTCCATAATTAAATCCTGAATTACTGACAGCTTCCGAAACCCCTTCTGCATTGGTTGTCTGCCCCTCCATATGTGACTGCAACAAATCAACACTTCCATTCAGTGTCCATTTCGAAGTCAGGTACACGTTGGCAAAAACGTTGGCTCCATAAGCGCGCTGCTTTCCGATATTTTCGTAGGTAGTAACAATTGCACCGGCAAGCGTATCAATGGTAGTACGCACCTGGGTGATAGAATTATTTGTATTACGTGCGAAAACCGAAACATTTAGATAAGTCTTCTTAATATTGGTACTCAAACCTGCTTCAAAATTATTGGTTAGCTCCGGACTCAGTGAAGGATTTCCCATACTGATGCTTTGCGGATTGGCAATGTTCACGTTTGGATTCAGCTGTTGAATTCCGGGACGCTGCAATCTTCTGTTATATGCAACCTTAATTGTGGTTGCGTCAGTTATATTTTTAGAAAGGTTTATGCTCGGAACAAGATTACCATAACTAGGAATTGAAATCTTGCCTTTATCACCCGCATCAGCGCTAATGCCGGTATATTCATAACGCGTACCAGCCTTGATCGTGTATTTATTTTTTGTGGTCAAAGAGTAAGAAACATAACCGGCAGCAACATTCTGGTTATAATTTAATGTTCCCGACGGATTATCCGGATTGATTGTAAAATCCCCGGTTTCACCGGCCATCAGATATTTGTAATCGCTGCTCACCTTACGGAAAATTCCCTTGGCTCCGAATTCAAGCAATTGATTTTTTTTGATTGGGGTCTGATAATCAGTTTGAAGTGTAAATTCATTGTTGTAATTACCATTCACGTTTTTCAGTCTGCTACCAACATTTCCACTCGTATTTAGAATATCAGTATTGAAATTATTGGTCAGATTAGTATGGCTATAAAGTGTTGAGAAGCTCCATTCCTGCTGCGGTTTGAAAGTACGTACATAGTCAACGTTCATATCAATGGTTCCCGATAAGTCTTTGCGATCTACTTTACGCCGTGAATTTGCAGTGGCGACAGAATTCGTAAACTGATCAATGAACAGATTTTGTTTCTGAATGAAGTTACGTGTACCATATCTTACGCCGGCAGAAAGTGCCTGATTTTTCCCAAGATCATAATCAAATCCAAGAGAATACTGTCCGAACAAACCTCTGTCTTTGGCGTTAGAATTTTGTTTGGTTGAAAAAACATCACTACCTGATTTTGTATCCTGATCCAGTACAGACGTAGCTTTGTTATAAAACGCACGGCCAAATCCACCCAGAGTAAACCCCATTTTTCCTTTTCGGTAACTACCATTCAGGCCCAGGTTCGTACCACGATTACCTACTCCTGAATCCACATTCAGGGTTAAACCTTGCAAATTATTCTTCTTGGTAATGATATTGATAATACCGCCTGAACCTTCCGCATCATATTTTGCCGATGGTGAAGTAATAACTTCAACAGATTTGATCATATCGGCAGGAATCTGTTTTAATGCATCCGCAACGTTACTTGCTATGATCGTTGAAGGTTTGTTATTAATCAATACGCGAATATTGGAACTTCCACGTAATGAGACATTTCCGTCCAGATCCACTGATAACATCGGTACCTTCCTCAAAAGATCAGAAGCGTCACCGCCTTTTGAAGTAATATCTTTTTCAGCGTTATAAACCAATCTATCCACTTTTTCCTCAACCATCGACTTTTCACCTGTGATGGTAACTTCATCAAGCGTTTTGGTATTGGCAGACATTTTAATTGTTCCAAGGTCAACGTTCTTACTGTTTTCCACAGTTACATTTACAGATTTATCTTTAAATCCGATAAACGAAAACAACAATTTGTACTTTCCCGCGGCAACACCGCTTATTTCAAATTTTCCTTTTTCATCCCCTACCGCTCCGTCAAGTACCTTGTTATCCGAAAAATTGACCAAAGCCACACTTACAAACTCAACCGGTTTTGCCGCGACTGAATCAGAAACGATTCCTGAAATTTTTGAATTTCCCTTTGGAGTCACCGAAGCCGGTGAATTAGTTGAAGGAGCCAACGGGCCTTGCGCCTTACTTAAATGTGCCGAAAAAAATAAAATAAAGGCAAGAGCTGCTACTTTAAAATTCATTAAAAAAAATCTTCTCATGGTTGAATAATTGATTGTCAGGAGGGTCAGTCTATTTTTGAACACATTTCCTGATACAAAGAAATATTACGTGATTCACTTCCATTCAGGAAATAGACCAGCAACTCGATTTTGTCTACCAGTAGTACTTTTCGCCTGACTAATTATACCAGTCAAAAAATCAAACAGTGAAAAAAAACAGCAAATATGATTTTACCGTTACTGGCATAATATTAATAAAGAGTGGTCTAGACTAACGAATGTTGCAGACAAGACCACATTTGTTCTTACTTTTGACAAAATAATTTTCAGTTCAGGTCCTTTTACTCCTATAAGACTTTCTTTCAATGAATGAGGTTATCATAGATTTCAGCAAAGTTCATCAGATCAAACTGTTTGGTATTACCATTCTTGAACCTTCGACTGTAATTTCCAGCCTGCTGATGGCGATTGTCTGCTTTTATGCATTTGTGCATTTAGGCCGACTTGCCCGTGCGCACCGCATGTACAGCCAGATACGCTATTTCTTTTTATTTATGGGGATTGCAACGGTTATTGGCGGCGTTTTGGGACACGGATTTTTATATTTAACAGGACAGCAAGGAAAAATTCCCGGCTGGTTTTCAAGTATGATTGCGGTTGCCTTATTCGAGAGAGCTGCAATTTGGCATATCAAACCGCTCTTAAAACCCAAATTTGGTTCATGGCTCGGATATCTTAATTATTTCGAATTAACGCTGTTTTTTGTTCTGACATTGGTTACACTGAATTTTGTAGTGGTAGAAATTCATGCATTTTACGGTCTTTTCCTCATGTTATTCATGATCGAAATTTATGTTTACAAACACAAAAAAGACCCGGGAAGCGTCAACATTTTTATAGCAACGGGACTTGGTGCAGTAGCGGCCGGTTTTCATGCATTAAAATTCAGTTTCGGACCATGGTTCAATTATAATGATATCAGTCACATTCCTATGGCAGCTTCAATCTGGTATTACTATCAAGGCGCAAGACATATGACTTTTTATGGCACTCCGGTTATTGAACCTGAGGAAATCGAAAAATCGGAAGTAGAAAACTAGAAATATTACGATAAAAAAAATCCTCAAATTTCTTCCTTTCACAGGAAAAAATTTGAGGATTTTTTATTTATCAACCCAAAAAAATTATTTGTTAGGCTGAGGTGTATAGCGAAGATATGGTTTTACGATGCGCAAACCTTTCGTAAATTTCTTTTCTGCATCTTCCGTACTTACAGCCGGAACGACGATCACATCTTCACCATCTTTCCAATCCGCCGGCGTAGCAACAGAATAGTTAGCAGTCAATTGAAGTGAATCGATAACACGAAGAATCTCATTAAAATTACGTCCCGTTGAAGCCGGGTAAGTTAATGTAAGTTTAATTTTTTTATCTGGGCCAATAATGAATACCGAACGAACTGTTGCTTTTTCACTTGCATTCGGGTGAATCATATCGTACAATTCTGCCACTTTTCTGCCTTCGTCGGCAATGATCGGGAAATTAACAACAGTATCATTTACTTCGTTGATATCAGGAATCCAGCGATTATGAGAATCTATATCGTCAACGCTAACTGCCAAAACTTTAACGTTACGTTTTTCAAACTCACCGTTCAAAAGTGCAGTTTTTCCAAGTTCAGTAGTACAAACCGGCGTAAAGTCAGCTGGGTGAGAAAATAATAAGCCCCAGCTCGTTCCCAACCATTCATGGAATTTTATTGGTCCTTGTGTAGTATTTGCCTCAAAATCCGGGGCAATATCTCCTAATCGAAGTGACATAACTAAATCGGTTTAAAATTGAACAGATAATCTACTAATGTTATAGACTTAACACAAAAATAGATAATTAGTTTCAATTAAACAGATATTCTTACTGCTTGAAAAAGAGAAAATTTTAGAGCCAGCTGTTTTGAAATTGATGAAATTTCACTTTTCAAAGGTTTGGATGAAGCCACTAACAATTTTAATTCTGAGTACTAGATTGTTAATTGTTATAATTATTTAAATAAAATTATATAGAAGATCAACCGAAATCCAATTTTAACCTCATTTTAAGTTGGGTTTAATAGTGTTTTAATTGCAACAGACCTTCTTTGATAAAGAAATGTCAGAGATGGCTACACATTAGAAATTCAATTGATTTCTGATTCGTAATCAGCTCTATTTAAATTAAGAAATCAGTTAGTAACTTAGGTATAATTCTGTAATTGAATTGAGAAAATCCTGATATCAAATCAGTTAACAAATGAACACGATTTTCTTTATTATTTAACCTATGCTAATTTGTCAATATTAAAATGCAACAAGTTGTAATTAAAAACGGCCACTAATTAGAGGCCGTTTTTTTTATTCTAACTAAAAATTTTCAATGAATATTGTACTCTTCCAATTTTCTATAAAGCGTAGCGATACCAATTTCCAGCAATCTGGCCGTCTCTGCTTTATTTCCTTTGGCATAATTTAGTACTTTCTGGATGTGCAGTTTTTCAATGCTTTCCATTGAAAAAGCGGATAACTGACCATTTTTTGCTGCTGGTTCCGATTGCTGGATTTCAAATGGAAGACTTTCAATATCAAGCTGATCATCACTTAAAATCACCGCCCGTTCAATCACATTTTTCAGTTCCCGGATATTTCCAACCCATTTATATGTTTCCAGTTTTTTGAGAAATTCGTCTGAGTAAGTCAGCGTTTTCTTGTTCATTTTTGCCGAAAACTGGTTGACAAAAAATTGTAGCAAAGGCTCAATATCCTTCACTCTTTCCCGAAGCGGCGGGAGTTGAATTTGAAAAACATTTAATCTAAAATACAGATCCGACCGGAAACGTTTTTCTTCGCTTTCAACTTTCAAATCACGATTTGTAGCGGCTATCAACCTGAAATTCGATTTGGTAGTTTTGGTATCCCCAAGTTTTATAAACTCATTTGTTTCCAAAACCCGAAGAAGTTTAGCCTGCAATTCAAGTGGCATTTCACCAATCTCATCCAGAAATAAAGTGCCATTGTTGGCCTCTTCGATTAACCCTTTTTTATCCTTATTCGCACCGGTAAAAGCGCCTTGTTTATATCCGAACAATTCACTTTCCAGAATATCTTTCCCGAAGGCACCACAGTTCAGGGCAACAAAGTTTTTCCCCGAACGCTGACTTGCCTGATGAATTCCCTGTGCAAAAACTTCCTTTCCTGTTCCTGTTTCCCCGGTCAGTAATACATTTGTATCATTGGGTGCTACTCTTTGTGCCAGCTCAATGGCTTGCTGAATTGCCTTTGATTTACCAATAACGGACTGAAAGGAAAATTTATCTTCAACCCTTTTTTCCAGTTCTTTAACACGTTTTTGTAATTGTACTTTTTCAATAGCACGGTGCAGCAGCGGAATGATTTTATCATTATCGTCACCTTTAACAATATAATCGAAAGCGCCATTTTTCATGGCCTGCACACCATCCGTGATGTTTCCATAGGCAGTCAGCAGAATAACCTCAACCTGAGATTTTTTCTGTTTGATTTTGGAAACCATATCCACGCCGCTACCATCCGGCAATTTTACATCACATAAAACAACATCAATATCATTAATTTCAACACTTTTCAAACCAGATTTGCAATCACCGGCTTCAAGCACATCAAAGCCTTCGGATTTCAGGATTCTTGCCAAAAGTGCACGAAGTTTTTCTTCGTCATCAATAATTAATACAGTTTTCAAGGCTTTTTTGCGGGATTGAGTAATGGGTCAAATGTAATAGGAATTCGGGAATGCGCCTATTAAATTTAGGGATTAACAATTTCGGTTTTTCAATTATTTTAAAACGAAAAAAGGGAAAGAAGCTTTGTAAAGCGCCCTTCCCTTTTTATTTCTGTTGCGACAATTATGCTTTCAAATCAGCCGCCGCAGCTTCGTCGATAAACCAGTGAAGTTCACCATTTGTTGGTTTGATAACCTGTGATGGATAAGTATCCGGTTTGAAATCTCCTTCCAGCACGTGCTTCAAAGTTTCCGCTTTGCCATTACCAACAGCCAAAAATACAACCGCAGCCGAATGATTGACAACAGGAGCTGTGAGCGTGATGCGGTACATATCCTGAGCTGGCAAAAAGAAAGAAGTTACCCATGCATCTTTTTCATGAATCACCGAAGTTCCGGGGAATAACGACAACGTATGCCCGTCATCTCCCATGCCTAATAATACAAAATCGAAAGTAGTTTCCTCACCCTCAAAATACTGTTTCAATATTTTTTCATATTCAGCAGCAGATTCTTCTGCACCGATATCAGTGCGCATGACATGGATATTTTCAGCTTTCACACCTACTTTATCCAAAAGTTCGTCATATGCCATTTTAGCATTATTACGAGAATCTTCAAAGGGAACTGCTCTTTCATCACCCCAGAAAAAATGTATCTTTTCCCAAGGAATGCTTTCATTGTAAGGTTTGGCAGACAGCAAAGTATAAAGCAACTTTGGCGTACTGCCTCCGGAAAGGACAAAAGTAAAACGATCCTTTTTTGTCGATACTTCTTTGATGTAATTACTGATCCATTCAGCAAGATCTGTGCTTAGCTGTACGGAATCCTTTGCAATATGAAGTTGTCCCATAGTTTTATGTTTAAGCTGATGGTGTATTAATCCACGCATGTCCTTCACGGGCAATCAACTGATCGGCCGCATCCGGTCCCCATGATTCCGGTGCATAATTTGGAAAATCAGTCGGTTTATTACTTTCCCAGTTTTCCAGAATCGGCATAATTACTTTCCAGGCCGCTTCCACCTGATCGCCACGCATAAATAACGTTGCATCACCTTCCATCACATCCAAAAGCAAAGTTTCGTAAGCTTCCGGCGCATGATCTTTTGAGGCATCATCATAACTGAAAGTCATATTTACCGGATCAAGCGTCATCGTCTGGCCTGGACGTTTTACCTGAAAACTTAGGCTGATATCCATTTCAGGCTGAATGCTGATCGTAAGTTTATTGGAATGCCAAACATCCTCCGCTTCTGACGGGAATGCATTATGCGGTGGCGATTTAAACTGCAACGTAATATGCGTAGCTTTCTGATTCAGATATTTTCCGGTGCGGACATATATCGGAACGCCCTGCCAGCGCCAGTTGTCGATGTAGAATTTCGCCGCGGCAAAAGTATCAATCGCAGATTCAGGATTAACGCCTTTTTCCTCACGGTATCCAACAACGTTTTCACCTTTTTTCGTACCGCTTGAATATTGACCGCGTACCGCATGTTCATGTACTTTATCCGGCGCAATACGGCGGATTGCATGAAGCACATCTACCTTTTTATTTCTGATTTCATTGGCATCAAAAGAAACCGGAGCTTCCATTGCCACCATACAAAGTATTTGCAAAATGTGGTTTTGCACCATATCACGCAAAGCACCAGAATTTTCAAAATAGCCACCACGACCTTCCAAACCAACACTTTCAGCGGCCGTAATTTGAATATGGTCAATATAATTACGGTTCCAAAGCGGTTCAAACAAAGCATTTGCAAAACGCAAAGCCAGGATATTTTGTACCGTTTCTTTTCCCAAATAATGGTCAATTCTGAAAATCTGTTCTTCCTTGAACATACCGGAAAGCAACGCATTCAATTCATGTGCACTTTTCAGATCGTGCCCGAAAGGTTTTTCAACCACGATTCGGGTACAATGAACGTCACTGCACAAATTAAGTGCACCAAGTTTTGTTGCAATAGAAGGTACAAGCTGCGGAGCAACGGCCAGATAAAAAATCACATTCGGGTGCTGGCCCCATTCTGCTTCTTTTTCCTTTACCAGATCCGTAATTTTATGATAGGCAGCTGCGTCATCTCCATCCATTTGAAGATAGGAAACGTGCTGACTAAAATCTCCCCAATGTTCATTTTGCTCATCTTTTCTTCTGGAAAACTTTGTAATTCCATCAAGCAAATGACCGTGATATTCTTCATTACTATAAGCACTTCTCCCGATACCTGCAATTGCAAATTTTTCGGGCATCCATTCGTCAAGGAAAAGATTATAAAGTGCTGGTGTTAATTTTCTATAATTTAAATCACCGCTGCCTCCAAAAATAAATAATATAGAAGCGGGCGGTCTCTTACTTGTTTTCATAAAAGTTACTTTTTAATGATTCCATTCCGTGTGGAACGAGCCTGAAACATCAGTGCGCTGATATGTGTGTGCGCCAAAATAATCACGTTGTGCCTGTATTAGATTTGTCGCCATTCTTTCGGTGCGGTAAGCATCAAAATAAGCAAGCGACGACATAAATGCCGCAGCCGGAATCCCACTCAGTGCTGCCTGCGCAACAATTGCACGTGTGTTACTTTCAGCAGATTTTACAAGAGAGGCAACTCCGGAATCCAGTAAAATATTCGAAAGGTCTGGTGATTGTTTGTACGCCTGTGTAAAAGTTTCCAACAAGGTTGAACGGATGATACAACCACCGCGCCAAACACTTACAACTTCCGGCAAAGGAATATCCATGGCAAGTTCTTTGGATGCCTGATAAAGCATAGCCAAACCTTGCGCATAACTTAATATCGTAGCAAAATATAGTGCGTCATGAACCTGCTTTATCCATTCCTCAGTAGAAACAGTAAGTGACGCACCTGATTCATTATACAATGCAGAAGCTTTTACTCTTTCATCTTTATAACCCGAAATCGTACGCATTGCAACGGCAGTATCAATTACAGGAACGGCAACTGGCAATTCCATAGAATCCTGTGAAGTCCATTTCCCGGTTCCTTTCGAACCTGCTTTATCGGAAATTACATCCAGCAAACGCGCACTTGTTTTATCGTCGTTTTGAAGGAAAATATCAGCTGTAATTTCTACCAGAAATGATTGCAACGCACCTTCATTCCATCTTTTGAATGTTTCGTGAAGTTCATCGTTGCTGAGTCCTGCATGTTTCAGTAATGTATAAGCCTCACTGATTAATTGCATAATGGCGTATTCAATTCCATTATGAACCATTTTCACATAATGTCCGGCACCTTCTTTTCCAAGATATGCAACACAAGGTTCACCATTTACTTTGGCAGAAATCGCTTCAAGCAAAGGTTTTACATGACCATAGGCCTCAACGTCACCGCCTGGCATAATACTTGGTCCCGTACGCGCACCCTGCTCGCCACCAGAAACACCTACACCCATAAAATGAATGCCTTTTTCACGCAGATATTTAACCCGGCGCAAAGTATCTGTATAATGGGAATTTCCACCATCAATGATTACATCACCTTTTTCAACCAAAGGCAACAAAGATTCTATCACATCGTCAACCGGTTTTCCG
The nucleotide sequence above comes from Dyadobacter subterraneus. Encoded proteins:
- the pgl gene encoding 6-phosphogluconolactonase, coding for MGQLHIAKDSVQLSTDLAEWISNYIKEVSTKKDRFTFVLSGGSTPKLLYTLLSAKPYNESIPWEKIHFFWGDERAVPFEDSRNNAKMAYDELLDKVGVKAENIHVMRTDIGAEESAAEYEKILKQYFEGEETTFDFVLLGMGDDGHTLSLFPGTSVIHEKDAWVTSFFLPAQDMYRITLTAPVVNHSAAVVFLAVGNGKAETLKHVLEGDFKPDTYPSQVIKPTNGELHWFIDEAAAADLKA
- the gndA gene encoding NADP-dependent phosphogluconate dehydrogenase; the protein is MSNNLFDFGMIGLGVMGRNLLLNTADHGFSVIGFDKDETKTAALEAAATDGTTVKGVPDLAHMVQQLQSPRKLMMLVPAGKPVDDVIESLLPLVEKGDVIIDGGNSHYTDTLRRVKYLREKGIHFMGVGVSGGEQGARTGPSIMPGGDVEAYGHVKPLLEAISAKVNGEPCVAYLGKEGAGHYVKMVHNGIEYAIMQLISEAYTLLKHAGLSNDELHETFKRWNEGALQSFLVEITADIFLQNDDKTSARLLDVISDKAGSKGTGKWTSQDSMELPVAVPVIDTAVAMRTISGYKDERVKASALYNESGASLTVSTEEWIKQVHDALYFATILSYAQGLAMLYQASKELAMDIPLPEVVSVWRGGCIIRSTLLETFTQAYKQSPDLSNILLDSGVASLVKSAESNTRAIVAQAALSGIPAAAFMSSLAYFDAYRTERMATNLIQAQRDYFGAHTYQRTDVSGSFHTEWNH
- a CDS encoding sigma-54-dependent transcriptional regulator is translated as MKTVLIIDDEEKLRALLARILKSEGFDVLEAGDCKSGLKSVEINDIDVVLCDVKLPDGSGVDMVSKIKQKKSQVEVILLTAYGNITDGVQAMKNGAFDYIVKGDDNDKIIPLLHRAIEKVQLQKRVKELEKRVEDKFSFQSVIGKSKAIQQAIELAQRVAPNDTNVLLTGETGTGKEVFAQGIHQASQRSGKNFVALNCGAFGKDILESELFGYKQGAFTGANKDKKGLIEEANNGTLFLDEIGEMPLELQAKLLRVLETNEFIKLGDTKTTKSNFRLIAATNRDLKVESEEKRFRSDLYFRLNVFQIQLPPLRERVKDIEPLLQFFVNQFSAKMNKKTLTYSDEFLKKLETYKWVGNIRELKNVIERAVILSDDQLDIESLPFEIQQSEPAAKNGQLSAFSMESIEKLHIQKVLNYAKGNKAETARLLEIGIATLYRKLEEYNIH
- the zwf gene encoding glucose-6-phosphate dehydrogenase; the protein is MKTSKRPPASILFIFGGSGDLNYRKLTPALYNLFLDEWMPEKFAIAGIGRSAYSNEEYHGHLLDGITKFSRRKDEQNEHWGDFSQHVSYLQMDGDDAAAYHKITDLVKEKEAEWGQHPNVIFYLAVAPQLVPSIATKLGALNLCSDVHCTRIVVEKPFGHDLKSAHELNALLSGMFKEEQIFRIDHYLGKETVQNILALRFANALFEPLWNRNYIDHIQITAAESVGLEGRGGYFENSGALRDMVQNHILQILCMVAMEAPVSFDANEIRNKKVDVLHAIRRIAPDKVHEHAVRGQYSSGTKKGENVVGYREEKGVNPESAIDTFAAAKFYIDNWRWQGVPIYVRTGKYLNQKATHITLQFKSPPHNAFPSEAEDVWHSNKLTISIQPEMDISLSFQVKRPGQTMTLDPVNMTFSYDDASKDHAPEAYETLLLDVMEGDATLFMRGDQVEAAWKVIMPILENWESNKPTDFPNYAPESWGPDAADQLIAREGHAWINTPSA